In Geminicoccaceae bacterium, a single window of DNA contains:
- the gspG gene encoding type II secretion system major pseudopilin GspG — protein sequence MVRKQQHSTQECHRRIRGEAGFTLVEILVVLVILGLLGALVGPRVLGYLSSAKSDTARLQVDGISQALDLYRLDSGSYPKTADGLEALIAAPADVKGWNGPYLDSKGVPLDPWGNAYVYKSPGDHGDYDLSTLGADGVPGGDGEASDVTSWKE from the coding sequence ATGGTGAGAAAGCAACAGCACTCCACCCAAGAGTGTCACCGGCGCATTCGCGGTGAAGCTGGCTTCACTCTTGTCGAAATCCTCGTCGTGCTCGTCATACTCGGCCTGCTTGGCGCACTCGTCGGTCCGCGGGTATTGGGCTATCTGTCGAGCGCGAAGAGCGATACGGCGCGGTTGCAGGTCGACGGCATCAGCCAGGCGCTCGATCTTTATCGACTCGACAGCGGTTCGTACCCCAAGACCGCCGATGGGTTGGAGGCCTTGATTGCAGCGCCTGCGGACGTCAAGGGCTGGAATGGTCCCTATCTCGACTCCAAGGGCGTACCGCTGGACCCGTGGGGCAACGCCTATGTCTATAAATCGCCCGGCGACCACGGCGACTATGACCTCTCCACGCTGGGCGCCGACGGTGTTCCAGGTGGCGACGGCGAAGCCAGTGATGTCACCAGCTGGAAAGAATGA
- a CDS encoding type II secretion system protein, producing the protein MSPAGKNDAGFTLIELMVAMLLLGMVTAVVFPSIAALGRRNIDDVAISVVNRLREARIDAMRSGVPREIDDADLAMLVPADMELEGMEEGGIVLLPNGASSGAELVIRSKNEQRHVLVDWLTGRIGFGNG; encoded by the coding sequence ATGTCACCAGCTGGAAAGAATGACGCGGGTTTCACGCTCATCGAGTTGATGGTGGCCATGCTGCTGCTTGGCATGGTAACCGCTGTCGTTTTCCCCAGCATCGCCGCATTGGGGCGGCGCAACATCGATGATGTCGCCATCTCCGTGGTGAACAGGCTGCGGGAAGCCCGTATCGACGCCATGCGCAGCGGCGTCCCTCGCGAGATCGATGACGCCGATCTGGCGATGCTGGTGCCAGCCGACATGGAGCTCGAAGGAATGGAAGAGGGCGGTATCGTGCTGTTGCCCAATGGCGCCAGTTCCGGAGCGGAACTCGTCATCCGGTCGAAAAACGAACAACGGCACGTTCTTGTCGATTGGCTCACCGGTCGCATCGGCTTCGGCAATGGTTGA
- a CDS encoding type II secretion system protein — protein sequence MVEAVRHRSHSNAGFSLLELLVALTILSLSLATAYRIVGGAVATTSSRERLVRLTTLAEAAMNDLRLTGQTSAHALTFDWPDDIAIDIEEENADDLEVTQPTPLRRIRLKLRDEDNTNLEIAGIIRLHLPPGDKQ from the coding sequence ATGGTTGAAGCGGTCCGGCATCGCAGCCATTCCAACGCCGGCTTCAGCCTGCTCGAACTGCTGGTGGCGCTCACGATCCTGAGCCTGTCGCTTGCGACAGCCTATCGTATCGTCGGCGGTGCGGTGGCGACCACCAGCTCTCGGGAACGGTTGGTCAGGCTCACCACGCTGGCCGAGGCCGCCATGAATGATCTGCGTCTGACCGGGCAGACGAGTGCCCATGCCCTCACCTTCGACTGGCCCGACGACATCGCGATCGATATCGAGGAGGAGAATGCCGACGATCTGGAAGTGACGCAGCCCACGCCTTTGCGCCGCATTCGCCTGAAATTGCGAGACGAAGATAATACCAATCTGGAGATTGCCGGCATCATTCGCCTGCATCTGCCGCCCGGTGACAAACAATGA
- a CDS encoding prepilin-type N-terminal cleavage/methylation domain-containing protein, translating into MPRRQAGFTLIEVLISLALLAVVVALVGSSSQIFTRASDRISEHAEAVFEETLARSFVTDRLEAALYLNIGNTGEYRVGFEGDQHSLRFLSLRPGYEHGRALITTQFEIDGQTGSLIVRIAGAAPDYPDLELDGNITERTLLDHVGKAHFGYLRRPEDSDDAPAWEDHWKDERRLPLAVRLVFDDPARAPIIAALKLTAPPGCASSNADLAQEGCGEL; encoded by the coding sequence GTGCCACGACGACAGGCCGGTTTCACACTGATCGAAGTCTTGATATCACTGGCACTGCTCGCTGTCGTGGTCGCACTTGTAGGTTCGAGCAGCCAGATATTCACCCGTGCCAGCGACCGGATAAGCGAGCATGCGGAAGCGGTCTTCGAGGAAACGCTCGCACGTTCCTTCGTGACCGACCGACTGGAAGCTGCGCTCTACCTCAATATCGGCAACACAGGTGAATACCGCGTCGGCTTCGAGGGCGATCAGCACTCGCTGCGGTTCCTGTCTCTGCGACCAGGCTACGAACACGGGAGAGCATTGATCACGACACAATTCGAGATCGACGGTCAAACGGGTTCGCTCATCGTGCGCATTGCCGGTGCGGCACCGGATTATCCCGATCTCGAACTCGATGGAAATATCACCGAGCGTACATTGCTGGACCATGTGGGAAAGGCGCATTTCGGCTATCTGCGTCGACCTGAGGATTCCGATGACGCTCCTGCCTGGGAGGATCACTGGAAGGATGAACGGCGGTTGCCGCTCGCTGTACGCCTGGTCTTTGACGATCCGGCTCGCGCACCCATCATTGCTGCATTGAAGCTGACAGCACCTCCGGGTTGTGCCAGCTCGAATGCGGATCTTGCCCAGGAAGGGTGCGGCGAGCTGTGA
- a CDS encoding general secretion pathway protein GspK, which translates to MSSAPPLNEVMRVGERGAALIFVLWLITAITLLVTGMSASRNAIVLDTHVAIARLRAKVAIDSALEVAVEQLRGQTVHPDGKLELKFDDVAVSVLTTAESGRIDLNGASDELIGGLVSTAVEDRDEAAKLTDAILDWRDENDLRHPQGAEESDYRRAELGYAPANGPFRYAGQLRLVLGMTPDIAKRLEPMVTTETGSDEIDLSGASASVFRAHDLAQGLDVGTGPLTEEDNQPPPFTTDSSGLYRIDLQAVVDGGFTSRAVAIAWVYPTTSGRDYEIMDYQGWLLPRDSGSNKG; encoded by the coding sequence GTGAGTTCGGCACCACCCCTGAATGAAGTGATGCGGGTCGGGGAGAGAGGCGCTGCGCTGATCTTCGTTCTCTGGTTGATCACGGCGATCACTCTTCTCGTTACCGGCATGTCCGCCAGCCGCAATGCGATCGTGCTCGATACCCACGTGGCGATAGCCCGCCTGCGGGCGAAGGTGGCCATTGACAGCGCTCTCGAAGTGGCAGTCGAACAGCTTCGTGGACAGACGGTTCATCCGGATGGAAAGCTCGAGCTGAAGTTCGATGACGTCGCGGTGAGCGTGCTCACGACCGCCGAATCCGGACGGATCGACCTCAATGGCGCATCGGACGAACTGATTGGCGGACTCGTGAGCACGGCCGTTGAAGATCGTGACGAGGCCGCGAAACTGACCGATGCGATCCTCGACTGGCGTGACGAGAATGATCTCCGTCATCCGCAGGGTGCCGAGGAAAGCGACTACAGACGAGCCGAACTCGGCTATGCCCCGGCCAACGGGCCATTTCGCTATGCTGGCCAGTTGCGCCTCGTGCTCGGCATGACCCCTGACATAGCGAAACGGCTGGAGCCAATGGTGACAACAGAAACCGGAAGTGACGAAATCGATCTTTCCGGCGCCAGCGCATCGGTATTCCGCGCCCACGATCTCGCCCAGGGGCTGGATGTCGGCACCGGCCCGCTCACGGAGGAAGACAATCAGCCTCCCCCCTTCACAACCGACAGCAGCGGACTTTACAGGATCGACCTTCAGGCGGTAGTCGATGGCGGTTTCACAAGCAGGGCCGTGGCCATCGCATGGGTATACCCGACGACATCCGGACGCGACTATGAAATCATGGACTATCAGGGCTGGTTATTGCCGCGCGATAGCGGGTCAAACAAAGGTTGA
- a CDS encoding PilN domain-containing protein, with protein MASETSRRWIDMDGVVPRARVEQPIRSCVLALYDGRLVNLVRRTPRKSQELGSVEIEHERGEHLDTRSEMLLREIGESDLPIVLRLAADKGLRCTDTLPHVGNAELRAVMAHRLDMLTPWSEQQVYFDAYPGARLDGGQMEIELTVVPRRIVDEAVEALAALGLTAHSVDLADSDPFSEPRYDLRQRASFDRPSRLVPAALVVLGLILAVVAGIGGYQYWIQSQKIDERQRLADALQQRLADVPELHARIDQLRGEADYIYQRKASTPSTLALIDELSATIPDDVWLTRLSIDGDELTATGYSPDASSLLGIIEASTYLSAAEFRSPSTRQKMLVGDREVEVDAFSIGARVDRIDTGAETDP; from the coding sequence ATGGCCTCTGAAACATCACGCCGATGGATCGACATGGATGGTGTTGTACCGCGCGCACGAGTCGAGCAGCCTATTCGCTCCTGCGTGCTGGCCCTATATGATGGCCGCCTGGTCAATCTCGTCCGGCGCACTCCCCGCAAGTCTCAGGAACTGGGTTCGGTTGAGATCGAGCACGAACGCGGCGAACACCTCGATACCCGTTCCGAAATGCTGCTGCGCGAGATAGGCGAGAGCGATCTGCCCATAGTACTCCGACTTGCGGCTGACAAGGGGCTGCGCTGCACCGATACCCTACCCCATGTGGGCAACGCCGAGTTGCGCGCGGTCATGGCCCATCGCCTCGACATGCTGACCCCGTGGAGCGAGCAACAGGTCTATTTTGATGCGTATCCCGGCGCCCGACTTGATGGCGGGCAGATGGAAATCGAGCTGACGGTCGTTCCGCGCCGCATCGTCGACGAAGCCGTGGAGGCTCTCGCCGCACTTGGCCTGACTGCACATTCCGTGGACCTCGCCGACAGCGACCCCTTTAGCGAGCCGCGTTACGACCTGCGCCAGCGGGCCAGCTTCGATCGCCCGTCGCGCCTGGTTCCGGCCGCCCTTGTCGTGCTGGGCCTGATCCTGGCCGTCGTTGCCGGTATTGGCGGCTATCAGTACTGGATCCAGTCCCAGAAGATCGACGAAAGGCAGCGGTTGGCCGATGCGTTGCAGCAGCGGTTGGCTGATGTGCCCGAATTGCATGCACGCATCGACCAGTTACGTGGCGAAGCCGATTATATCTACCAACGGAAGGCCTCGACGCCTTCGACGCTTGCGCTCATCGATGAACTCAGCGCCACCATCCCTGACGATGTATGGTTGACGCGGTTGTCGATTGATGGCGACGAGCTGACCGCGACAGGATACTCGCCCGATGCGTCGTCGCTGCTGGGAATCATAGAGGCCTCGACATATCTCTCGGCGGCCGAGTTCCGCTCTCCCAGCACCCGGCAGAAGATGCTGGTCGGGGACCGAGAGGTCGAGGTCGATGCCTTTTCCATCGGAGCGCGGGTCGATCGGATCGACACCGGTGCGGAGACTGATCCTTGA
- a CDS encoding phosphomannose isomerase type II C-terminal cupin domain, which translates to MADVRYARGEADNRPWGRWEVLETGDGFIVKRITVKPGGVLSLQLHHHRSEHWVIVAGKARVTNGDETSDHDVGAHVHIPVETWHRAANPFDEVMEFIEVQQGEILDENDIVRREDSYGRS; encoded by the coding sequence ATGGCCGACGTTCGATATGCTCGCGGTGAAGCTGACAATCGTCCGTGGGGACGCTGGGAAGTTCTCGAAACCGGTGATGGCTTCATCGTGAAACGTATCACCGTGAAGCCCGGTGGCGTGTTGTCGTTGCAGCTGCACCATCACCGCAGCGAGCACTGGGTCATCGTCGCCGGGAAGGCGCGAGTGACCAACGGCGACGAAACTTCCGACCATGATGTCGGCGCACATGTGCACATCCCCGTCGAGACCTGGCATCGTGCAGCCAACCCATTCGACGAGGTCATGGAGTTCATCGAGGTGCAGCAGGGCGAAATTCTCGATGAGAATGACATCGTTCGTCGAGAGGATTCCTACGGTCGGTCCTGA
- a CDS encoding SDR family oxidoreductase — protein sequence MRKTLLVTGGSRGIGAAICRLGAKGDYDVAIVYRKEKASAEAVLADVRQSGARGVIIQANTADPAQIIAMFDETERMLGPVDAFVSNSGIIHEGQPLSEITVETIRRIIDVDLTAHLVANAEAVRRMGRSHGGRGGAIVNISSRAAPLFGVGGFIPYAAAKGGIDVLTEGLGREAAGDGVRVNGIRPGLIDTDMQRETGVEDRIGRFGPGVPIGRGGTAEEVAEAAIWFLSERASYVTGTIIDVSGGR from the coding sequence ATGCGTAAAACCTTGCTCGTGACCGGCGGAAGCCGCGGGATCGGCGCTGCCATCTGTCGGCTGGGAGCGAAAGGCGATTATGACGTCGCCATCGTCTACCGCAAGGAGAAAGCCAGCGCCGAAGCTGTCCTGGCCGATGTCAGGCAATCGGGTGCCCGCGGCGTTATCATTCAGGCAAATACCGCCGATCCTGCACAGATCATCGCCATGTTTGATGAAACCGAGCGAATGCTGGGTCCTGTGGATGCGTTTGTTTCCAACAGCGGCATTATCCATGAGGGGCAGCCGCTGAGCGAGATCACAGTCGAGACTATTCGCCGCATCATTGACGTCGATCTCACCGCTCACCTGGTTGCGAACGCCGAAGCTGTTCGACGCATGGGACGTTCCCATGGCGGCAGGGGCGGCGCAATCGTCAACATTTCCTCGCGCGCGGCTCCGTTGTTTGGCGTCGGAGGATTTATTCCCTATGCAGCCGCCAAGGGAGGAATCGATGTCCTTACCGAAGGTCTGGGCCGCGAGGCCGCCGGCGATGGCGTCCGAGTGAACGGCATTCGCCCCGGCCTGATCGATACCGACATGCAACGGGAGACAGGCGTGGAGGATCGCATCGGCCGGTTCGGACCAGGCGTGCCCATCGGTCGTGGCGGGACGGCCGAGGAAGTGGCTGAAGCCGCTATCTGGTTCTTGTCGGAAAGAGCGTCCTACGTCACTGGTACAATCATCGATGTATCTGGCGGACGTTGA
- a CDS encoding transferrin-binding protein-like solute binding protein, whose amino-acid sequence MSKILRSSFCVLLSAGMAACSGGGGGGHDNGPASPTVNGGGNDVGSLIGEARPSIEFAAAPNTANGSLSLNGATTDILFDGSFRPTIKVTGRGSIATMNDAPVSSYDGFNVYVKYGGTGDTVMIANSADKSLNYTAFGVWAQGDIDTLLANERGLVTDAASFFGGAQTSVPATGTATYRGSATAIEVAANDSTTMGLYTGAMSASVDFGARTMSGSMALRNAATNANLTVNTGDMSITTASGRFGGSDFTSSAGHVGSGNGRFFGPDQNEIGGAFRIANDTSTVIGAFGGAKDTP is encoded by the coding sequence ATGTCAAAGATCCTCAGGTCTTCATTTTGCGTTCTCCTGTCTGCCGGAATGGCAGCCTGCAGCGGCGGTGGAGGGGGAGGTCACGACAACGGCCCCGCTTCGCCGACCGTCAATGGAGGAGGTAACGACGTCGGCTCGCTCATCGGCGAGGCACGGCCATCGATCGAGTTTGCCGCCGCTCCCAACACTGCCAACGGCTCGCTGTCGCTCAACGGCGCCACGACCGATATCCTGTTCGACGGCTCGTTTCGCCCTACGATCAAGGTTACCGGCCGCGGCAGCATCGCCACCATGAACGACGCCCCGGTGAGCAGCTATGACGGCTTCAATGTCTATGTGAAATACGGCGGCACGGGCGATACGGTGATGATCGCCAACAGCGCCGACAAGTCACTGAACTACACGGCATTCGGCGTCTGGGCGCAAGGCGACATCGATACGCTCCTGGCCAATGAGCGGGGCCTCGTCACGGATGCTGCAAGCTTCTTCGGCGGTGCCCAGACATCCGTTCCGGCAACGGGAACGGCCACATACAGGGGAAGTGCGACAGCCATCGAGGTTGCCGCGAACGACAGCACGACCATGGGCCTGTACACAGGAGCCATGTCCGCTTCGGTCGATTTCGGCGCCAGGACGATGAGCGGGTCGATGGCATTGCGCAATGCGGCAACCAATGCCAATCTGACTGTCAATACCGGTGACATGAGCATTACCACGGCCAGCGGCCGCTTTGGCGGTTCGGATTTCACTTCGAGCGCCGGTCATGTCGGCAGCGGCAACGGCCGCTTCTTTGGGCCCGACCAGAACGAGATCGGCGGCGCCTTCCGGATTGCCAACGATACCTCGACGGTCATCGGCGCCTTCGGCGGAGCCAAGGACACCCCGTAG
- the uraH gene encoding hydroxyisourate hydrolase — translation MSREGREVASGKLTTHILDTARGCPASGMHVDLFRIEGAERGHITSVVTNHDGRLDKPLLDGASMARGTYELVFHVGHYLKICDVDLTDPPFLDDVPLRFGIADPDRHYHVPLLVSPYGYTTYRGS, via the coding sequence ATGTCCAGGGAGGGACGGGAAGTGGCCAGCGGCAAACTTACCACACATATTCTCGACACGGCACGTGGATGTCCGGCGAGCGGAATGCATGTCGATCTCTTTCGGATCGAAGGGGCGGAGCGCGGTCATATCACCAGCGTGGTCACCAACCATGACGGCCGCCTCGACAAGCCGCTGCTGGACGGCGCGAGCATGGCGCGTGGCACCTACGAACTGGTGTTTCATGTCGGCCATTACCTCAAGATCTGCGATGTCGATCTGACGGATCCGCCGTTTCTGGATGACGTTCCCCTGCGCTTCGGCATCGCCGATCCGGATCGTCACTATCATGTACCTTTGCTCGTATCTCCTTATGGCTACACGACCTACCGAGGGTCGTAA
- a CDS encoding alginate lyase family protein yields MSIEQRRDELRRLGVKQRSAYCGAGPVEWTPEPVVQTVGSERQPGQDLAMSLMRASALVLAFDDEAARRAIVDHLDLWARNDALLERETEHRARVFYNLDRTLMPMIVAFSMVRGAGDVDPEQSANIEAWLGELVDMRRGPNRFSRPARTSSRNNHRYLADSVTMAWGALTGDRAMFDKGIERFHIALGQARDDGSLPLETARGKLALHYQRHAVGSLINIAEMARLQGVDLYSAKSERGLTIHDLVTFLANAIDTPGLLDGYAPREQNLGFLERRGHGRHYMAWFEAYAARFGDRSSARRLGQILIEHGHDGAPMIDDYFGSVTTCLFRPLTDIAPLPPT; encoded by the coding sequence GCGTTCTGCCTATTGTGGAGCCGGACCGGTCGAGTGGACACCGGAGCCTGTGGTGCAAACCGTAGGGAGCGAGCGGCAGCCGGGGCAGGATCTTGCGATGAGCCTGATGCGTGCGTCAGCTTTGGTGCTCGCCTTCGATGATGAGGCTGCGCGGCGTGCCATTGTCGATCATCTCGATCTGTGGGCGCGCAACGACGCGTTGCTTGAGCGCGAGACGGAACATCGCGCACGTGTGTTCTACAATCTGGATCGCACCCTGATGCCGATGATTGTCGCCTTTTCCATGGTTCGTGGTGCTGGGGATGTCGACCCGGAACAGTCGGCGAACATCGAGGCGTGGCTGGGCGAACTGGTCGACATGCGACGCGGTCCCAATCGATTCTCGCGGCCGGCACGGACCAGCAGCCGGAACAATCACCGTTATCTTGCCGATAGCGTGACCATGGCCTGGGGCGCATTGACGGGTGATCGTGCGATGTTCGACAAGGGTATCGAGCGGTTCCACATCGCTCTCGGGCAGGCTCGCGACGATGGCAGTCTGCCGCTCGAGACCGCACGGGGAAAGCTGGCCCTTCATTATCAGCGTCATGCTGTCGGCTCGTTGATCAACATCGCCGAAATGGCAAGGTTGCAGGGGGTAGACCTTTATTCGGCGAAGAGCGAACGCGGTCTGACCATTCATGATCTCGTCACCTTCCTCGCGAATGCCATCGACACTCCAGGCCTGCTGGATGGTTATGCTCCCCGGGAACAGAATCTGGGATTTCTCGAAAGGCGTGGGCACGGGCGACACTACATGGCCTGGTTCGAAGCCTATGCCGCGCGGTTCGGTGACAGGAGCAGTGCCCGTCGCCTTGGGCAGATCCTGATCGAACATGGCCATGACGGCGCGCCCATGATTGATGACTATTTCGGCAGTGTGACCACCTGCCTCTTTCGCCCGTTGACGGATATTGCTCCGCTTCCGCCAACGTGA